Part of the Spirochaeta cellobiosiphila DSM 17781 genome, ATTCTTCAGATCTTGAGTTTGAATATAATTGGTCATTAGCTCACCTAGCAGTAAATACTAGCTTTAGAAATGATAAAAGTTTATTTGATGCTTTGGATAAAGGTTATCATTCAGAGATTGAGTTTCAAATTTCTTTGAATAGGCATTCAAAGAATTCTCTTCTCCCTTGGTTCATGCAAGATATTACTGATATAAAGGTAAAAAAGGAAGCTTGGTGGGATCCCTTTGAACAGGTGTACAAACTTAAAATCGGTGAAAAAGAAACAATAGACTATAGAATTAAACAAAAAAAACAGCTATCTGAGGATTTTTTCTCTTATAGTCATGAGTTTTTTATTCCTGATCAAGAAAGAGATACAGAACCAAGATACACTATTAAGGCCAGCGTTAAATGGCGGAAAGTTGTGTTAGTAACCCCTGTGAATATTTTATACATAATTCCTTATTACTTAGTAGAAAAGTCAGGCTGGGAGACATTTAATATTCCATAAGTTTATGAAAATAGGAAAGAATCAGAAGTCTATTAATCTAAGGTCTTTTACCAGCCTCATTGTTTTATACTTTATATTGATAAGTCTTATAATTTTATTCTCTAGTCAAACTCTAAATAATATTACCTTGGGAAGAGAGGCTAATTTTCCTATTATACTTAACTTTGCTTTAATTTTGCCTGCAGGTATATTAATTGCTATCGTTATTTATGCTTTGAGTGTGTATAGAGAATTAAGAAAAGATGGACCAGGTGTTAAATTAAAAATCAAACTGATTCTATCTTTTAGCTTGTTATCTTTGATATCCGCTATCCCTCAAACAATTCTATCTGTCAACTTTGTAACTACAGCCTTAACAGAATGGTACAATCCACAATTAGAGAAAGCTATCAATGGGAGTCTAACAATTACATTGGACTATTACCAGGAAAAGCTAGACAACTTAGGTAAATTTGCTAGAAGTCCTTCTCTACTATCCGTATTACAGGGAATAGATATAAATCCTGATTTAAGCTGGAAAAAACTAAGTGACTATAATCCCGCTGTCGATAGCTTAGAAGTTTTTAGAGAAGACGGGACTATTCTTGTTTTTTTAGGCGATCCTAAAGCCAATAGGCCTTTCAGTCAGATACAACGTCAAAATGAAGGACCTTTACCTCGCCGAACAGAACAAGGCCAAACATTCCTATCTTATCTAAAACTTATTGAATCAGGATCCTTTAAATATTATGTAGTGCTTAGTGATTTATTAAGTCCGGATTTTCAAACTAATACAAATTATCTGACAAATGCGGTATCTTCTATTAACCAAATCAAAGAATATAGAAATCAATTTTGGTTGTTATTGCCATTACTTTATATGTTTTTCGCTGTTCCTCTTTTTCTTATTTCAATATTAATTAGCTTTTTATTATCAGAGGACCTTATCAGACCCTTGGCTAATTTAGAAGAAGCAACAAAAAGAGTAATAGATGGTGATTTTTCCTTTCGTATTTTATCTCGAGGTAAAGATGATTTTGGAATGCTTGCTCAGTCGTTTAATAAGATGATTCTTGAACTTGAGAACTCAAGAAAACAAATATTACAAACAGAAAAAATAACTGCATGGCAAGAAATTGCCCAAAGACTGGCCCATGAGATTAGAAATCCTCTAACTCCAATCAAATTAAGCGCTCAAAGATTATTAAAACGTTATGAAACAAAACCTGAAACTATAGGAGAGTTACTTAGACCAGCGGTTACTGCTATTGTTACAGAAGTAGACGGTCTTGATAATTTAATAAAAGAATTTAGAGATTTTGCTAGGTTACCCAGTTCTCATAAACAAAAAATTAATCTTAATGATATTGTGTTAGAATCAATCAAAGTATACAAAACAAGTAATCCAAACATTCAATTTGATACAGAGGGAGTTCCTCAAGACTTTCCTATGAAAGCAGACCCCAATCAGTTGAAGCAAATATTTACTAACCTTATCAAAAACGCCATTGACGCAATGAAAGGATCTGGACAGATAACTTTTAGAGCTGACGAAGTTAAAAAAGGAACCTTTACCTACTGTCGTATACAAATACAGGACGCAGGAGAAGGAATTAAGGAAGATATCATAGATAAAGTATTTCATCCTTATTACACTACTAAACATGGGGGATCAGGATTAGGACTAAGCATAGTTGAACGTATTGTTCACGATCATGGTGGACAGATATGGTTTGAATCACAAGAAAATGTAGGCACAACTTTTTTTATAGATATTAGATTGGAGGTTGAAAATGAGTACGATATTAATCGTAGATGATGAACCAGGTATAAGATCCATTTTATCAGATATTCTTGAAGATGAAGGCTACTCGGTTTTAACAGCAGAAGATGGTTTTCAAGGCCTCAACATACTAAAAACCTCCGAAGTATCCCTGGTTTTTCTTGATGTCTGGCTTCCCAATATGGGAGGAATTGATGTACTAAAAGAAATCAAGAAAGATTATCGACAATTACCCGTAGTGATAATATCAGGTCACGGAAATATCGATATGGCAGTAAAAGCCATTAAAATGGGCGCTTATGATTTTCTAGAAAAGCCATTATCACTTGAAAAAATAACTACACTGACTAGGAATGCTCTAGAACTTGAGCAGCTAAAAAAAGAAAACCAATCCTTAAAACAATCGCTATTTCCACAAGAGATAATGATAGGAAGAAGTAAACCTATAAATAAAATACGCAGTATTATAGAACAGAGTGCAGATTCAGATGCTCGTATGTTGATTTTAGGTGAAAATGGAACAGGAAAAGAATTAGTCGCAAGAGAAATTCATAAGCAAAGCCAGAGGAACTCAGGTCCTTTTGTTGAAGTCAATTGCGCTGCCATTCCCGACAACTTAATTGAGTCAGAACTATTTGGCCATGAAAAAGGAGCCTTCACTTCAGCCATAAATCAAAAGAAAGGTAAGTTTGAACTAGCAGACAAAGGTACCCTTTTCCTTGATGAGGTAGCTGATATGAGTTTATCAGCACAAGCAAAAGTCCTGCGTGCCATTCAAGAAATGAAATTTGAAAGAGTTGGTGGAGAAAAAAGTGTATCCGTTGATATTAGAGTTATAGCAGCTACAAATAAAGATATACAAACAGAGATTTCAAAAGGAAATTTCAGAGAGGATTTATATTTTAGATTAAATGTAATACCTATTTATGTCCCACCTCTTAGGGAAAGAAAAGATGATATTGCTTTACTAATTGAATATTTTATATCAAAAACACAAATGGGATATAATAAAAAATTGAATAAGGAAGCTCTTGAATATCTTACGGAATATCATTGGCCTGGTAATATTAGAGAACTAAAAAACTTTGTGGAACGAATAACCGTTATGTGCGATGATAGTATTATCAACTTATCTTTTGTTAAGCAATACTTACATCCAGACACACCGAAAGAAGAAACGGATCATTTCAAAGAGGAGTTTGGCAATTTGAAATTACAAGAAGCACGAGATAAGTTTGAAATTAAGCTAATTACCAGTAAGCTTAGGGAAAATGACAATAATATATCAAAAACAGCTCAAGCTTTGGGTGTTTACCCAAGTAATTTACATGGTAAGATAAAGAAATTTGGAATAGAAATAGAGAAATGAAAAAGCTTACAGAAAGACAAAGTGAAGTATTAGGCTTCATTAAGTCCTACATAACAAATAAACAATATCCTCCTACAATTCGAGAGATTTCGAGTAATTTTGAAATTTCTGTAAAAGGAGCATACGATCACATTAAAGCACTGGAGAAAAAGAACTTTATAAGGTGCAATGAAAATCGTTCAAGAGCTATTGAAGTGTTGGGGGAACAACTCCTTGACGAAAAGACTATTGAAATACCTATTATCGGTAATGTCGCAGCAGGAGTACCATTAATGGCAGAAGAGAATTGGGAAGGATCCTTATCTCTTCCTACTGCATTATTTGGAAAAGGAACACATTTTGGACTTCACGTAAAAGGTGATTCTATGATTGATGCGGGAATACTTGATGGTGACTTA contains:
- a CDS encoding ATP-binding protein, with the translated sequence MKIGKNQKSINLRSFTSLIVLYFILISLIILFSSQTLNNITLGREANFPIILNFALILPAGILIAIVIYALSVYRELRKDGPGVKLKIKLILSFSLLSLISAIPQTILSVNFVTTALTEWYNPQLEKAINGSLTITLDYYQEKLDNLGKFARSPSLLSVLQGIDINPDLSWKKLSDYNPAVDSLEVFREDGTILVFLGDPKANRPFSQIQRQNEGPLPRRTEQGQTFLSYLKLIESGSFKYYVVLSDLLSPDFQTNTNYLTNAVSSINQIKEYRNQFWLLLPLLYMFFAVPLFLISILISFLLSEDLIRPLANLEEATKRVIDGDFSFRILSRGKDDFGMLAQSFNKMILELENSRKQILQTEKITAWQEIAQRLAHEIRNPLTPIKLSAQRLLKRYETKPETIGELLRPAVTAIVTEVDGLDNLIKEFRDFARLPSSHKQKINLNDIVLESIKVYKTSNPNIQFDTEGVPQDFPMKADPNQLKQIFTNLIKNAIDAMKGSGQITFRADEVKKGTFTYCRIQIQDAGEGIKEDIIDKVFHPYYTTKHGGSGLGLSIVERIVHDHGGQIWFESQENVGTTFFIDIRLEVENEYDINRR
- a CDS encoding sigma-54-dependent transcriptional regulator, with product MSTILIVDDEPGIRSILSDILEDEGYSVLTAEDGFQGLNILKTSEVSLVFLDVWLPNMGGIDVLKEIKKDYRQLPVVIISGHGNIDMAVKAIKMGAYDFLEKPLSLEKITTLTRNALELEQLKKENQSLKQSLFPQEIMIGRSKPINKIRSIIEQSADSDARMLILGENGTGKELVAREIHKQSQRNSGPFVEVNCAAIPDNLIESELFGHEKGAFTSAINQKKGKFELADKGTLFLDEVADMSLSAQAKVLRAIQEMKFERVGGEKSVSVDIRVIAATNKDIQTEISKGNFREDLYFRLNVIPIYVPPLRERKDDIALLIEYFISKTQMGYNKKLNKEALEYLTEYHWPGNIRELKNFVERITVMCDDSIINLSFVKQYLHPDTPKEETDHFKEEFGNLKLQEARDKFEIKLITSKLRENDNNISKTAQALGVYPSNLHGKIKKFGIEIEK
- the lexA gene encoding transcriptional repressor LexA, with amino-acid sequence MKKLTERQSEVLGFIKSYITNKQYPPTIREISSNFEISVKGAYDHIKALEKKNFIRCNENRSRAIEVLGEQLLDEKTIEIPIIGNVAAGVPLMAEENWEGSLSLPTALFGKGTHFGLHVKGDSMIDAGILDGDLALIKQQETAENGEIVVAMVEEAVTLKRFYKEKNRIRLKAENSNYKPIFTQDVRILGKLVNIIRSYG